In the Oncorhynchus nerka isolate Pitt River linkage group LG2, Oner_Uvic_2.0, whole genome shotgun sequence genome, one interval contains:
- the LOC115116917 gene encoding ERBB receptor feedback inhibitor 1-like: protein MRLDCAWSMSTAGLTAQEICLPTDSPFLRASHCLSMAGAKPSWSHHHELDNLYFSMDAAPTEYNFQFQQQVPPSLNSERQKHSPGAQRLPSKKSRPTHLSLSSSAEPSTPSPVEDDQVVPSFQRLSVYERCSPPHTPSRGAKPLPPLPGRGDLSPDQAMDNEVEFFTSSDDSRCLVPEQCPPKPSASRYGAPSRRSFRHCGQINYAYFEGPVGQQRTQERQEQQRIQEQQRIQEQQRIQEQQRQEQQRIQAQQRQQEQQQRLEQVEQQPLEQPLYPRQQDRAQRKLRRSHSGPAGSFNKPTSLRMPCHHRHTQGMDKPEVPPRVPIPPRPIKTADYRRWSAEVSSGAYSDEDKPPKVPPRDPLLSQGSSRTPSPKSLPSYLNGVMPPTQSFAPDPKYVRRGLQRQNSEGSPCILPVMENGMKASTTHYFLLPQRPAYLDKPYLEKFIRDMDCPAGRSRGASDPEWDCQTRRKAQVDLV, encoded by the exons ATGCGACTCGATTGTGCCTGGAGTATGTCCACAGCGGGCCTGACTGCCCAGGAGATCTGTTTACCCACAGACAGCCCCTTCCTGCGGGCTAGTCACTGTCTCAGCATGGCTGGAGCCAAGCCCTCATGGAGCCACCACCATGAGCTGGACAA TTTGTACTTCAGTATGGATGCAGCACCCACGGAATACAACTTTCAATTTCAGCAGCAGGTGCCACCATCGCTGAATTCTGAGA gACAGAAACATAGCCCTGGTGCACAGCGGTTACCCTCAAAGAAGTCCCGTCCCACTCATCTGTCCCTGTCATCCAGCGCTGAGCCCTCCACCCCGAGCCCTGTTGAGGATGACCAGGTGGTCCCGTCCTTCCAGAGGTTGTCTGTGTACGAACGCTGCagtcccccacacacacctaGCCGGGGGGCCAAgcccctgccccctctccctgGGCGGGGAGACCTTTCCCCTGACCAGGCCATGGACAATGAGGTGGAGTTCTTCACCAGTTCAGATGACAGCCGTTGCTTGGTTCCTGAGCAGTGTCCCCCTAAACCCTCTGCCTCCCGCTACGGAGCCCCCAGCCGCAGGAGCTTCAGGCACTGTGGACAGATTAACTATGCCTACTTTGAGGGGCCAGTGGGgcaacagagaacacaggaaCGGCAGGAGCAGCAGCGGATACAGGAGCAGCAGCGGATACAGGAGCAGCAGCGGATACAGGAGCAGCAGCGACAGGAGCAGCAGCGGATACAGGCGCAGCAGCGACAACAGGAGCAACAACAAAGATTGGAGCAGGTAGAGCAACAGCCATTGGAGCAACCACTGTATCCCAGACAGCAGGATCGAGCCCAGAGGAAGCTGCGGCGCTCTCATTCCGGCCCTGCTGGCTCCTTCAACAAGCCCACGTCGCTGCGCATGCCCTGTCACCACCGCCACACTCAGGGCATGGACAAACCAGAGGTGCCCCCCCGCGTGCCCATCCCCCCACGGCCCATCAAGACTGCAGACTACCGCCGCTGGTCAGCCGAGGTGTCCTCTGGGGCCTACAGTGATGAGGACAAGCCCCCGAAGGTTCCCCCAAGGGACCCTTTGTTGTCTCAAGGCAGCTCCCGTACCCCAAGCCCCAAGAGCCTCCCCTCATACCTCAATGGTGTTATGCCTCCCACGCAGAGCTTTGCCCCAGACCCTAAGTACGTGAGGCGAGGTTTACAGAGGCAGAACAGCGAGGGGTCTCCCTGCATCCTGCCGGTCATGGAGAACGGCATGAAGGCCAGCACCACACACTACTTCCTGCTTCCACAGAGGCCTGCCTACCTAGACAAACCTTACTTGGAGAAGTTCATCCGGGATATGGACTGCCCGGCAGGTCGCAGTAGAGGGGCTTCAGACCCAGAGTGGGATTGTCAGACCAGGAGGAAAGCACAGGTGGATTTAGTTTGA